One region of Vairimorpha necatrix chromosome 10, complete sequence genomic DNA includes:
- a CDS encoding D-ribose-5-phosphate ketol-isomerase, which yields MLKTTIETICKSKSIVGIGTGRTVESILPYLNPNLQYVSSSHQTTRSLLNYSIHCYPLESIDHLDLYIDGCDYFDKKGNMIKGKGGSLTTEKLMCTMADEVLIIVQNYKYRECFEDCYVPIEILPGSVKYIEKILKKKNVKYELRRGENKFGPVITDLGNFIVDVVFDEKFLNECREICGVVEHGYFAVDDYNIKVKTFEE from the coding sequence ATGTTAAAAACTACCATCGAAACTATTTGTAAATCCAAATCAATAGTAGGCATTGGCACAGGCAGAACTGTAGAATCCATTCTCCCATACCTAAATCCAAATCTTCAATATGTTTCATCAAGCCACCAAACCACAAGAAGCTTGCTCAATTATTCTATTCATTGTTATCCACTTGAATCAATAGACCATTTAGACTTGTACATAGACGGATGTGATTATTTTGACAAAAAAGGAAATATGATAAAGGGTAAAGGCGGGTCACTAACAACAGAGAAGTTGATGTGTACAATGGCCGACGAAGTACTAATAATAGTACagaactataaatatagagAATGTTTTGAGGACTGTTATGTGCCTATAGAAATATTGCCAGGAAGTGTTaaatatatagaaaaaatattgaagaaaaaaaatgtaaaatatgaGTTGAGACGTGGTGAGAATAAATTCGGGCCTGTTATAACCGATTTAGggaattttattgttgaCGTGGTGTTtgatgaaaaatttttaaatgagtGTAGAGAAATATGTGGAGTGGTTGAGCATGGATATTTTGCGGTTGAtgattataatattaaagtgAAGACTTTTGAGGAATGA
- a CDS encoding ubiquitin-related modifier 1-like (URM1), which translates to MIVRFSGSADPSLNDKDYNIETENNIKSIFLKIYSDITTEYTNNDGTIKDGVLCLLDDSDWELSGCYDSDLSGLSIITLINTIHGG; encoded by the coding sequence ATGATAGTAAGATTCAGTGGCAGTGCTGATCCATCTCTCAATGACAAAGACTACAATATTGAGACcgaaaataatatcaaaagtATCTTCCTCAAGATATATTCTGATATAACTACAGAGTATACAAATAACGACGGGACTATTAAGGATGGTGTATTGTGTCTATTAGACGACAGTGACTGGGAATTATCTGGGTGTTATGACTCTGATCTAAGTGGGTTGTCTATTATTACACTTATTAATACAATACACGGGGGATAA
- a CDS encoding putative SP-containing membrane protein, with the protein MIKKIFVISISLFSFLKCTIYTREQNNQIKTNYDNTYLSNFPEKNDIETPRYSVFSDTGLDNTIEKTIHSSKLTPDYNLQNEDNEIKSTYEELNNKYIKDIDFTQLKNVCDRLLQLFNERIEFYDRLRKIYPTKKNSYLYLKEMEDIFYESVKNYACSEELHPYAKSKCHKFFRKFVSESAELIFMLSSKKFQKLFLTPLEYKHLWSDIDKCIDLQYSANEKDELENVFNGIKYNEIVAKLHKLVDDFDDKFYFSNDAIKHKPNFKKLIYVAASGISLLNYICPSTNEYNILPSEKNVKYDLYNEVQPSSRYSSIINDNFYEIIYNSKYDNNRETELPIEFQDEIFDNSNNAVKNNYSTTESEVKSTSSTIVNSEYTTTPKEDLSTTTIKNTDEETTTEIHSPIETSNSSYDKTTTEVNMTTVKYDTTVSSTASIPYENTNNTNSDNPNNDVTTMTSNTITTETNTIDKNAKNYNEDKDRYNAQFGGNYMPYPNYNNEYPPNAPGSNGPGFFSKVIGGIGDVLSGATGVLEDIAVEGGGALVKKSIGKFTGRIDNGIKIGKGIIEGLDTASDVASGIGSSINSNVLQPHKGGAGNNNQKTHGNNNDSNKSKKREDEIEITTKRPKDEKDFMTKKPKDEDKNTTEKPKDEKDFTTKKPKDEDKNTTEKPKDEDKNTTENPKDGKKSTTEKPKDEKDSTTEKPKDEKDSTTEKPKDEDKNTNEKPKDGNKNKKNKLENVKNKLEDSMNAIGGFFKLYWKLLSAVFSCIFFIVSLLCCFGKTLIKCCRRRKKNYDEEKQILIDKN; encoded by the coding sequence atgataaaaaaaatttttgtaatatcgATCTCcttatttagttttttgaAATGTACAATCTATACTAGGGAAcaaaataatcaaataaaaacgaATTATGATAATACGTATTTAAGCAATTTTccagaaaaaaatgatattgaAACTCCAAGATATTCTGTGTTTTCAGACACAGGTCTGGACAATACCATCGAAAAGACTATTCATAGTTCTAAATTAACACCAgattataatttacaaaatgaGGATAACGAAATTAAAAGCACGTATGAAGAATTgaacaataaatatataaaagacaTCGATTTTACTCAACTTAAAAATGTCTGTGATAGATTGTTACAATTATTTAACGAGAGAATAGAATTTTATGATAGGCTGCGAAAGATCTACCctaccaaaaaaaattcttatttataCCTTAAAGAGATggaagatattttttatgaatcaGTAAAGAATTATGCATGCAGTGAAGAATTACACCCATATGCTAAAAGTAAGtgtcataaattttttcgaaaATTTGTAAGTGAAAGTGCTGAGCTTATATTCATGTTATCCAGCAAAAAATTTcagaaattatttctaacgCCGTTagaatataaacatttatgGTCAGATATAGATAAATGCATCGATCTACAATATTCAGCCAATGAAAAAGATGAATTAGAAAATGTGTTTAATGGCATAAAATACAATGAAATTGTGGCGAAATTGCATAAGCTTGTTGATGATTTtgatgataaattttatttttccaaTGATGCCATAAAACATAAACctaatttcaaaaaattaatatacgTTGCAGCTTCTggaatttctttattaaattatatttgtcCCTCGACGaatgaatataatatattgcCTAgtgaaaaaaatgtaaaatatgatttatataatgaaGTTCAACCCTCTTCTAGATACTCAtcaattataaatgataatttttatgagataatttataattcgAAGTACGATAATAACAGAGAAACAGAATTACCAATTGAATTTCAAGATGAAATTTTCGACAATTCTAATAATGctgttaaaaataattatagcACAACTGAAAGTGAAGTCAAGTCTACATCTAGCACAATAGTAAATTCGGAATACACTACTACACCAAAAGAGGATTTGAGTACTActacaataaaaaacacaGATGAGGAAACCACTACAGAAATTCATTCTCCCATTGAAACAAGTAATAGTTCTTATGATAAAACCACCACAGAAGTTAATATGACCACCGTAAAGTATGATACTACTGTTTCGTCTACTGCATCAATACCATATGAAAATACGAATAATACTAATAGTGATAATCCTAACAATGATGTCACTACAATGACATCAAATACAATCACAACTGAAACGAATACAATAGATAAGAATGCAAAAAACTATAACGAAGATAAAGACAGATACAATGCCCAATTTGGCGGTAATTATATGCCATATccaaattataataatgaaTATCCTCCTAATGCACCTGGATCAAATGGGCCAGgctttttttcaaaagtcATTGGTGGAATTGGTGACGTACTTTCTGGTGCGACAGGTGTTTTGGAAGATATAGCTGTAGAAGGAGGAGGAGCTTTagttaaaaaaagtatagGTAAATTTACTGGGCGTATTGATAATGGCATTAAAATCGGGAAAGGAATAATTGAAGGATTAGATACTGCCTCTGATGTTGCTTCTGGTATAGGTTCTAGTATAAACTCGAATGTCCTACAACCACACAAAGGAGGTGCAGgaaataataatcaaaaaacaCATGGTAATAATAATGACTCTAACAAAAGTAAGAAACGTGAAGATGAAATTGAAATTACGACTAAAAGACCAAAAGAtgaaaaagattttatgactaaaaaaccaaaagatgaagataaaaatacaacTGAAAAACCAAAAGATGAAAAAGATTTTACGACTAAAAAACCAAAAGatgaagataaaaatacaacTGAAAAACCAAAAGatgaagataaaaatacaacTGAAAACCCAAAAGATGGAAAGAAAAGTACAACTGAAAAACCAAAAGATGAAAAAGATTCTACTACTGAAAAACCAAAAGATGAAAAAGATTCTACTACTGAAAAACCAAAAGatgaagataaaaatacaaatgaAAAACCAAAAGAtggaaataaaaacaaaaagaataaGTTGGAGaatgttaaaaataaattagaagATTCTATGAACGCAATTGGGGGATTTTTCAAACTTTATTGGAAATTATTGTCTGCAGTGTTTAgctgtatattttttattgtctCACTACTATGTTGTTTCGGTAAAACACTAATAAAATGCTGTCGCAgaaggaaaaaaaattatgatgAGGAAAAGCAGATTCTTATTGataagaattaa
- a CDS encoding putative SP-containing membrane protein codes for MNLLLIFIQFFINMLSIIKADEYIDDLLSSMINKNLTEEVTCASLKNSFTDEDMSFETIRGYIVFFWDTIINHDIFINMTESNNSIFSFRELRSLLRDAYFKKIKSVFRKTKWNPYLLDNFSFSEKKFIYDMVNLTLEYYNILRLCYKDRINNANSTMDCVEEIIRENTCFIRNNETDQFPTFVVKMCTGQLYQYISCYKHDWMDYALQYLKHNQNLLSKAECINDNYDFKKITSEITNEPLSYIMEDRSYYNERYAFIILSGLIICLILTFIGYMYHNKKKRTNKNFI; via the coding sequence atgaatttattattaatttttattcaatttttcataaacaTGTTATCTATAATAAAAGCCGATGAATACATCGATGACCTATTAAGTTCAatgattaataaaaatttaactgAAGAAGTGACTTGTGcttcattaaaaaacagtTTTACTGATGAAGATATGTCTTTTGAAACTATTCGAGGctatattgtatttttttgggACACTATTATTAAtcatgatatttttataaatatgacAGAGAGCAATAATTCAATATTTAGTTTTAGAGAATTGCGTAGTTTATTGAGAGATGcatattttaagaaaattaaaagcgTATTTAGAAAAACTAAATGGAATCCTTATTTAttagataatttttcattttcagaaaaaaaatttatatatgatatGGTAAACCTTACATTGGAATATTACAATATTCTACGTCTCTGTTATAAAGATAGAATTAATAATGCAAACTCAACTATGGATTGTGttgaagaaataattagAGAAAATACATGCTTTATAAGGAATAATGAAACTGATCAATTCCCTACATTTGTTGTTAAAATGTGTACAGGGCAATTGTATCAGTACATAAGTTGTTATAAACATGATTGGATGGACTATGCcttacaatatttaaaacataatcAGAATCTATTATCAAAAGCTGAGTGTATTAATGAtaattatgattttaaaaaaataacgtCAGAAATTACTAATGAACCTTTAAGTTATATTATGGAAGATAGAAGTTATTATAATGAAAGATATgcttttataattctttCGGGTTTAATCATTTGCTTAATATTAACTTTCATTGGATACATGTACCacaataagaaaaaaagaaccaataaaaattttatttaa